The following are from one region of the Granulicella aggregans genome:
- a CDS encoding DUF2000 family protein — protein MANRVAVVLRPGLRGGEAANAAAIVTAGLRCEAFTNPVTDKTGTAHAAVVWNVVILSAKNSSHMDRILADARETPVAAIAFTAEGRGLNNSFDEYVSLLADRSTSEMTVLAIGLFGVDAEVRALTRKCSVFSE, from the coding sequence GTGGCGAATAGAGTGGCGGTCGTGCTCAGGCCGGGGCTGCGTGGGGGAGAGGCTGCGAATGCAGCCGCGATCGTGACGGCGGGGCTTCGCTGTGAGGCGTTCACCAACCCGGTCACCGACAAGACTGGGACTGCGCACGCGGCTGTAGTTTGGAACGTTGTGATTTTGAGCGCGAAGAACTCTTCGCACATGGATCGCATCCTCGCTGACGCGAGAGAGACGCCAGTAGCAGCAATCGCTTTCACGGCAGAGGGAAGAGGTCTAAACAATAGCTTTGACGAGTACGTTTCGTTGCTTGCCGATAGATCAACCTCGGAGATGACTGTGCTGGCTATCGGCTTGTTTGGCGTGGATGCGGAGGTTCGTGCATTGACCCGCAAATGTAGTGTGTTTTCAGAGTAA
- a CDS encoding MFS transporter, producing the protein MEESRTDIWDKRAWPAFQRVARSDSGLYWILVVISAYNYLDRTSLSALIATVGPDLHITNLVFGFAGNAFFASYTVFYLFGGRLADKLGPLPVLYLSLGIWSTAEILQGFVSGSVSLCAVRALLGAGEGPFYAIAAKALSQRFSSAKRANPLALILSAGQVGAILSAPTMSAIAAHVGWRASFVLVGLCGLVLLGFCQFALGSPLRSKPIDIEIPNPGVSADPTKIGRIGKVFISLLLVRAATDAAYYFYVFWMPKYFHDVQHFNQSQIGHYLWVPYTAGFAGAIASAKALSLMMRKHADAHEGRRPLFLVAGLLAMAGGLTAFTLNSPLALLALSVACFGHLAWLTLLYGAIIDAVPMERVGFLFGLSGASGTLASALSQPAIGAIIDRFGYPPIFVACSVTMLLAVIAVVMARPVAIRDAASL; encoded by the coding sequence ATGGAAGAAAGTCGGACTGACATCTGGGACAAACGCGCATGGCCCGCGTTCCAGAGGGTGGCTCGTTCGGACTCCGGACTCTATTGGATCCTGGTCGTCATCTCGGCCTATAACTACCTGGATCGCACATCGCTCAGCGCTCTCATCGCGACCGTCGGACCTGACCTGCATATAACCAATCTGGTATTTGGTTTTGCGGGGAACGCATTTTTCGCCAGCTACACCGTCTTTTATCTATTCGGTGGCCGACTGGCGGATAAGCTTGGACCACTTCCCGTGCTGTATCTATCGCTGGGAATCTGGTCAACCGCTGAGATCTTACAGGGTTTCGTCTCCGGCTCGGTTTCTCTATGCGCTGTGCGAGCCCTGCTGGGGGCGGGCGAAGGTCCATTCTATGCGATCGCCGCGAAAGCGCTCTCCCAACGCTTTTCATCTGCTAAGCGAGCTAATCCCCTCGCACTGATACTGTCGGCCGGACAAGTGGGTGCCATCCTTTCCGCCCCGACGATGTCTGCCATAGCAGCTCATGTGGGGTGGAGAGCCTCATTCGTTTTAGTGGGCTTATGCGGCTTGGTGCTCCTGGGCTTTTGCCAATTTGCCCTCGGGTCGCCGCTGCGGAGTAAACCGATCGACATCGAGATCCCCAACCCGGGAGTAAGTGCAGATCCAACGAAAATAGGGCGGATAGGCAAGGTCTTTATAAGCCTGCTTCTTGTGCGGGCCGCTACCGATGCCGCGTATTATTTTTACGTCTTCTGGATGCCTAAATACTTTCATGACGTACAGCATTTCAACCAATCTCAGATCGGCCATTACCTTTGGGTGCCCTACACGGCGGGCTTCGCAGGTGCAATCGCTTCCGCTAAAGCATTGAGTCTGATGATGAGAAAGCACGCGGATGCACATGAAGGTCGACGGCCTCTGTTTCTTGTAGCAGGTCTCCTTGCGATGGCCGGCGGCTTGACGGCTTTCACTTTGAATTCGCCCTTAGCTCTTCTGGCGCTTAGCGTGGCCTGTTTCGGACATCTGGCGTGGTTGACCCTTCTCTACGGCGCGATCATCGATGCCGTTCCCATGGAGCGCGTAGGATTCTTGTTCGGTCTATCTGGCGCGTCAGGGACGCTCGCCAGCGCATTGTCCCAGCCGGCGATCGGCGCCATCATCGACAGGTTTGGCTATCCCCCCATATTCGTTGCGTGTAGCGTGACCATGCTGCTGGCGGTAATCGCGGTTGTGATGGCGAGGCCTGTGGCTATTCGAGACGCCGCGTCTCTATAA
- a CDS encoding glycosyl hydrolase codes for MRHLWTAIVLMGVSLPYTSFAQQIVVGAESAQLAGPDLHLVLPIDPSKSPAPDPPVTPAPKPPAEVQPVPGKAFVTGFLKDSDHADFTVKVPSSGFYDLDVAFRSIGTKGYNIAINGLEISGTISATPNHDFVSQRVGMVELEKGSNVVQINKGWGFFDVASIQLTLSEGAVKVTKAPAKAVDAQLTPEATALLGRLDTSYGKTTMLGVYSDDDAQYVSDQTGALPAIMGGDLLSYSPQEVAHGSHPEKKDEVGRLIAKYRAGYVVTLSWHWCSPSGLIDSSEKPWWRGFYTDSTNFDLEKTLADPTSTDYATMLSDIDAIAVQLRKLQDAHVPILWRPLHEASGGWFWWGAKGPKPFVKLWQLLYDRLTNVDGIHNLIWVYTGDGNTAWYPGDRYVDIIGIDAYPKDLRDPQSQLWTALQRSYGDRKILAISEFGGVPDVPRMQRMGEFWSYAVSWSDKEGPKKNTPDDLKQIYSSPSVTTIPLTTNKAPL; via the coding sequence TTGCGTCATCTGTGGACTGCGATCGTGCTCATGGGAGTATCGCTTCCGTATACATCGTTCGCGCAGCAAATTGTTGTGGGTGCGGAGTCGGCTCAGCTTGCAGGGCCCGATCTTCATCTGGTCTTGCCGATCGATCCTTCTAAATCGCCAGCGCCGGATCCTCCGGTAACCCCTGCCCCGAAACCACCTGCTGAAGTCCAACCCGTCCCAGGCAAGGCTTTCGTCACCGGATTTCTAAAGGACTCCGATCACGCGGATTTCACTGTCAAAGTTCCCTCGAGCGGCTTTTACGATCTCGACGTCGCCTTTCGCTCCATTGGGACGAAGGGCTACAACATTGCCATCAATGGCCTGGAGATCTCCGGCACGATCAGTGCGACTCCGAATCATGACTTCGTATCGCAGCGAGTGGGCATGGTTGAACTGGAGAAGGGAAGTAACGTCGTCCAAATCAATAAGGGCTGGGGCTTCTTCGATGTCGCTTCGATCCAGTTGACTCTATCTGAGGGTGCGGTCAAGGTTACAAAAGCTCCGGCCAAGGCCGTGGACGCACAGCTCACTCCGGAGGCGACAGCGCTTCTAGGCCGGTTGGATACGAGCTACGGAAAGACAACCATGCTTGGCGTCTACAGCGATGACGACGCGCAATACGTATCCGATCAGACGGGTGCCCTGCCAGCCATCATGGGCGGCGACCTCCTCTCCTACAGTCCGCAGGAGGTTGCACACGGATCGCACCCCGAAAAGAAAGACGAAGTAGGCCGTCTTATCGCAAAGTACAGGGCAGGGTATGTGGTAACGCTCTCCTGGCACTGGTGCTCTCCTTCGGGTCTTATCGATTCCTCGGAAAAGCCGTGGTGGCGAGGCTTTTATACGGACTCGACCAACTTCGATCTGGAGAAGACGCTCGCTGATCCCACATCGACGGATTACGCCACCATGTTGAGCGACATCGACGCAATTGCAGTTCAGTTGCGGAAACTCCAGGACGCGCACGTACCGATCTTGTGGCGTCCTCTGCACGAAGCCAGTGGGGGATGGTTCTGGTGGGGAGCGAAGGGGCCGAAGCCGTTCGTGAAGTTATGGCAGTTGCTCTACGATCGCCTGACGAACGTCGACGGGATTCACAACCTCATCTGGGTCTATACCGGCGATGGCAATACGGCGTGGTATCCCGGCGATCGCTACGTCGACATCATTGGTATCGACGCTTATCCGAAGGACCTCCGAGATCCTCAGAGCCAGCTCTGGACCGCTCTGCAGCGGAGCTATGGCGATCGCAAGATCCTCGCCATCAGCGAGTTTGGCGGAGTTCCCGATGTGCCCCGGATGCAAAGGATGGGAGAGTTCTGGTCCTATGCCGTCTCGTGGAGCGATAAGGAAGGTCCGAAGAAAAATACCCCAGATGATCTGAAGCAGATCTACTCCAGCCCGTCAGTCACGACTATCCCGCTCACGACCAACAAAGCTCCTTTGTAG